The Cynocephalus volans isolate mCynVol1 chromosome 5, mCynVol1.pri, whole genome shotgun sequence genomic sequence ACTGGGATTTAGTAGTGATTTTCCTTGATACAGCATTCTTTGTAATAGCAGAGGGTTTCAAAACAGGACATATTCCTATCAGTAAAAGAATAGTAAATTAAATGGTAATATCTATATAATTAAAAAGCTACTGAAAGAAAGTATGTTTCTATGTCCAGATAAGGGTGGTGTTAGCATAAGAAAAGCAAAGTATAGTAGAGTGTGTACACTGTGCCCTCATTTCTGTTAACAGGAACCAAAAAAGGATACATTTATGTTGTAATATAAGCAAGAATAACAATGGTTACCTCTTACACTGGGAGACTGAAGGTCAGGTATGGGAAGGAGCTTTAAATTTACTGTATAGCCTTCTGTCCTGCGTGCATTCTTTAtcacaaatatattttgtctCAATTTTAAACAGCCTTATTAAGTAGGTATTTTTATCATTGTGGAGTAAGAAAAGGCTTTATAAAGCAAAGGAACAGATCTGACTGCAAAAGTGTAGAGACGCtagaaacaaagttaaaagacaatagGCTAAGGgaaaatggaatataaaaaaaaGGATCAGTACTCATCATACACAGAAAGCTTCCATAAATCAGTAAGAAACAAAAATGAGGGAGTTTATGGCttattattttatgtagaaaataatcattttaacagTTCAGAAAAGGAACCACAAGGAAAAGCGTGAGACTCCTGGAGGGGTGGGAAGGACGGAAAGCAGCATCCAGCATTTCCGAGAAGAAAGTCTACCATCCTGTTTTCTGTGTCTTTGCTGAATCTACTACTTATCCAAGCACAACTGATCACCGTGTGGGGTGTTCCACCATCTCTCTGTTAAAACAATAATGCTGAATATCCAAAATTCCACCACTGCAAAAACCTCATATGCAACAAATTGTAAAGAGTCCCTCCATGGttaccatctgtattagtccatttctgttgcttgtaacaaaacaCCTgtaactgggtaacttataaagaaaatgaaatttattgcttacagtttcagaggctaggaagtccaaagtccagggaacacatctggtgaggtgatccttcagcaatgcaggatgtcacatgtcaagaacggtggagcagagagagactctcacatgctctccttttaaaaccttcagaaccatgtccctgaccaccgttattaatccattcactaaggcatagtcctaccatctaatcacctcttcaaggccacacccttcaataccataatcggatttcccaccctcaacagttacagttgaaattaagcttctaatatatgaactttgggggacacaattcaatcaatccacagcaccatctCCTACTACACAAACCTTGCTAttgtcacagaaaaaaagaaaatgagaagaaaaaacagattgAGCTCAAACTCTTTAGCCTGAGATACAAAGATGTGACGTCTGCCTTGCACTGTCATCTCCTGCTGCTGCCAACCTCACACCCTTCACTCCAGTCATATGAAAGGACCTGGAGTTACCCAACTGTATCGTAGTTTCAGGCCTCGCAGGTGTGTGTTAGTGCTCCCTCTACCTGCAACATTTGTCCCTGTCCTTGTCTGTGAATTCCTCACCCTGTAAGGCTCAGCTTAACTCTCATCTCCCCTGTGAAGACTTCCTGGACTCCCTGTAGAGAACTGCCCATTCCCTTCTTTGTGCCTCTGTTACATACTTGGGATGTCGGTTGCCTCCACTAGACTCGAGGGCAGGCACCATGACTAGTTCTTTGTACCTCTAGGACTGAGCACAATCCTTAGGACACTAAATTTTCAGAAACTGCAGGTaagggggaggaggggacttGGCAAGGGCATTATATCACTGCTGCCAGGCAACCAAGACCTCCTGCAGCCCATCTGTGGGTAGCCTTAGACTTCTCAAAGCTGATCGCTAGGACCAAAGACTCACAGTGGGATCTACTTTGCACCTAAACTAATCTCTACCTTCAGGGAAACTTATCATTCAGGGTCTGATGCTAgggcccctcctctaggcctgAAGGTGGCCAAAATGAGTGCCCTTTGGAAATTCTCTATGACATGAAAAACCAGGGCCAGCATTGTGATTCAAAATTGTGCCTATGGAAGCCTGACAGGATGGTAGCTTTGGATGGTCTACGGCCTTCTGGTGCCTACCCCACCACAAGTGCCCTTAACCTGCAACAGCCaagtgtgcgtgtgcatgtgtgtgtgtgtgcttgcatgGGTGCACGTGCATGTGACTGGATTTGGAAGGAGACGACAGAAAATATTGACAAGGATATTAATCATATTTAATCATAATATCTTACATAGCTATTTATCATGACAATCACCCAAGGGCTAGATTAGAACCCTAAATGCATCTTTCTGATGAATTGATATACAACGagtattgtttttctgtttggtgTACCTGTGCCTCTGGTCTTACAATTCCTATGATGCAACTCTTTGGGGGACAATAAGTCACAGCTAATACTCACCTCTCCCTGGCCCGCACGTAGTAGCAATGTTTGGGTAAACAAGTTCAAGACGAAGGACAACTCTAAACACATACATCACACATGGCTCTCCCTGGCTCAAGAGAACACCCAGCCAACTGTGGGTGTTCTGATGACCGCAACACTCCGTAATCACCaccagttgtttctttttttcccaaacacGTTTCCATAATGtcaaaaagataatgaaatattctgccttcttgatttctttgatGCTTTTCCTTTAGACTCTACAGGACCAATGTTTGAAATCAAAATAAGCTGATTTGCCAGGGCATGAGCCACACCACACACCGTTGAACTGTTTGTAAatggatttgtttttattgtttaaaacatCAATTTGGTACAACTATATGATGAAAAGCAATTACTGACTATGCAGGAACCATAAAGTAATTTGATTTATTCAATGTATTTGCAAGCGTGTGACATCAAGCACCAATACTTTAACTACAGTAGTTTCTTTCTATCAATAGCAGGAAGTGAGGAAAAGACCTAAGGTCTCAGTAGACCAAAAGCTTCATGAGTAGTTGCTATAATGGGGCTGTCCAAAATTCTTATTCTGATCCTGGCTGCATGAACAGAAATGCATAGTCCAGGATACAGTACCCTGGTCACACCCCACTTGTATAGGGTCCTGGGCATCACAGCTGAACAATGGCCCTGTCAAGCTGTATTATGTCTGGAAAGTTACAAGGACGGTGAAGGTACTCAAAACCATGTCACATAAAAAAGGATGAGAAAATCAAGACTGCTTTCAAAAGAGCTTAGGCAAATACATAAAAGTGCCTGAATTACACTCTAAGTGCAAACAACTCCAGGTAGGGTGAAGGTGAGAAGCAAATATCCTTTCATTTTTAAGGAGAGAAAACTAAGCAGGGGGTACCTGATTGAGTTCTCAATGCTGAAAAAATGAGGTGAAAGTGAAAATGTGCCAGTATGCAGTTAATGTGTCCCATATAGAGTCCAAACTAGGTAACTGAAGCTCTAGACAGGCTTTTATACTTTCACACTTATAGACGAACTTAATTaaccaaaatttctttttttttttttttttgtcctactTAAGTCCTAATCTTAGAGATCCTTAcaggtcatttttaaaataagcttcaGTGCAAtgtttaatcaaataaataaatttccttgaTCCTTAAATTATTCAAAATGGATAATTCCTAAATACAATATTAACAAAGTATGTGCACATTTCTGTATCTTCCTGCTGTCCACATCTCATTCTATGTTCTAAACACCTCTGGCAATAAAGACAACATAGAAAGTCTTATTTATAGTAAGCTTTATTTGCATTGATATTCCATTGAGCATAATTTCAAAGTAGGTCTGAGCTCTAAGATAAGCAAAAGAACAGACATCCTAATCTCATAGAGACTTTTTTCATACTGTTCTCCGAACACGGAATGGGATCTCAGGGTCCTCAACGTTGAGACCTAACTTTGAGATTTTATAGATACAGAAAGAAGAGATACCATCAATATACAAGAATCAAACTGTATGAAGGTATCAATAAGCTCTTGTGTTACATACTCGCCACCTCTGTAGGGCTGTAATGGTAACGACTCATTTTTTCCTCTATCAAGTTCAGtgctgtttttttggttttttttggtttttttaaagtaaaatgtcaGAACATGTAGAAATCCTGCACCTATTTCTCTTAATACACTGAAAATAGTGGAAGTTTGcagatttttaattcttcttgagTCCGAGCTGGGACATGATTACTACTGATGGGGTCTATTCAACATACTAATTTCAGCTTTGGCAACCATCAGCAAActgttcaaacaaacaaacaaaaaacatcagTAAAAGGACAGATCAGGCAACTATTTTGACTCTGCAGGTCCCTCACAACAGCACAGGGAGGAAAGTACCACGGCAGAGTAGTCAGAGACAAAACTTCCATGTCTGGAGGAACCAAAGAAAAACATGCCAAGGGGCAGACTTATATTGAGGTCTCAAAACAGTACACAGGAGCTAGAGTTCTTAATCCAACTGCCAATAATTTGAAGAAGTGACAAAATTGAAGGTGACAAAGATCAAGGCCTACCCATGGTCACAGAGCTAAATAATGGTAGATCTCCAGCCTCCCAGTTTACTGCTCTTGACATTGGTCTACACTGACTCTTTTACTTCAAGTATAAATCATACGCTTGATAGCATCGTAACTACAATCAAACTAAAGTATGTCATCTTTTTctgaaacagattttttaaaattctcctgcCTTCAGGATGCCTTTATTATACTTAAGgactagattaaaaaaaacacatttgaggggccaagcccgtggcgcactcgggagagtactgcgctgggagcgcggcaacgctcccgccgcgggttcggatcccatataggaatggccggtgcactcactggctgagtgccagtcaccaaaaagacaaaaaaataaaataaaataaaaaataaaaataaaaacaaaaaataaaaaatgttttcctagggccagcctatggctcactcgggagagtgtggtgctggtaacaccaaggccacaggttcagatccctatgtagggatggccggttagctcacttgtgagagcatggtgctgacaacaccaagtcaagggttaagatccccttactggtcatctttaaaaaaataaataaataaaaaataaaattaaaaaaacacatttggcTTGGATCTTAGAATTTAAAGTCAATTAGAAAATAGGATTCAATGAAATTCCCTTTTAGCAAAATTTTAAGTAACAAAGAACACTTATACAACTAAGAAATATAGAACCCACCCTGAAAGTCACCCAAAGAGCTGTGGTCGTGTCCTTGCACTGAAGCTTCTATCACTGTAGGGAGGAGCCATGATGGCCCAGGGAGCACATATGAGAACAAAACCATTTCCTCAGTGAATGAATATGCCATTTTGACATTCAATCAGCTATTTTTGCAGACTCTCTTATTTGtgtgtaaattaaataatttcactTGATGCTTACCATCATGTATATGAAACCAAGTAAATTTATGaatgtacagatgctcctcaactcaTGATGGAGTTATGTCTGGATAAATCCATCACAATTTGAAAAAACTAAGTTGAAAGTCCATTTTCAATGTACCATCGTAAGTCAAGGACCTTCTGTATAAAGTATCTTGGGCAATAAACTAAACTCCACACTGGCATAAAAGGGTAATAGAATGGAAAGTACCTGGCTCCTGCAATTAAACCTGCAGGCATAAATTTTCCAGAGTGGTAGAATCTCATTCCCATAATGCCAGCCAAGGTCCCAGATGTAACTGATGAAATAAAGAGAAGGGTCAAAAATTATTACATCTTATATGCAGGGGACCCACCTATTTTTCAAGGCCTAGTTCCCTACACAGTATTTATTTCTTGTTCCCCATATGGGGGAGCTTCATGGTTGCTCACATCCTTTGGGTCTAAGAACAAACACTGGCCAACTAGGGCCCTTCACAGTCTGGGCCCAGCCTGTCTTTCTGGTCTCATCTCTCACTTCTTTTCTGCAATACCCACACTTCAGCCATAAACATCAACAGTTTTGTCCAAAATGCTGTAGGATTTTTTTCATGCCTTGCAGATAATATTTCCTCCATCCTGCATGCTCTTCCCACTGGACACCTGTCAACACACCAACTACAGCACTGCACTAGGTACTGGAGAACACAACTAAAGTCAAATATAGTCTCAGCCTTTTCACAGTGTTTCAAGCCTGAGGGGTTAGACTATAAAGAatcacacaaataaaaacaaagtataatTTGTGCTACAGGTACAATTAATGCTACACAAACAGTATAATAGGGCAATAGACCTATTCAGGGACCTCACGCAAGGAttaacagaggaagagaagactgagctgagatctgaaattAGAGGAGTTAATGAACTGAGGGGAAAGCACAATCCAGGCAGAAGAACAGCAGATGCAGAGGCCCTGTGGTGAGAGGGAGCAGAGCACATTCAAGGAACTAAAAGCCCACAGTAGCATAGAAATCAAGACATGGCTGGAAGAGGGGCCAGACCATACACAGTCTTAAAGGCCATACTGAGGATAGTGGTCTTCATTGTAAAAGCAATGAGAAGCTATTAAAAGCTTTTAAGCTGAGGAATATGTCAACAGAGCTCCATTCTAAAAACAGAATCACAGAGAACCAACTGCAGGGACAGCTATGAAGGCACTTCCTCACGAACGCAGGCAAGAAAGAGGGAGAACTGGGACTAGGAAGTGGCtgcagagacagagaaggggACAATGCAGGACAGTGGTAGAGGAAGCACTGATAGGACCTGCTTATGACTTAGTCATAAGGCGGGGGAAGAGCAATCAGAACCTGAGCGGATGGAGAACAGAAGATGGGGTGTGTGAGACCATGAGGCCAGGTGTAGGCAGAGGCCTTGAGATTTCTGAAAGACTCAACCAGGCAGCTTGGAGGAGAGAGAAATCTGATTGTCACCTGTGATTCTGTGGTAAAGGTATGGGCTTCAATGACATTGTCAAGtgaaagagaacaaagaaggaaaaaagagccAGGCCTTAGGAAGGTCAATATTTAATGGCCAGAAAGGATGATGGGTTGACaacagagaatgaaaagataaaacgAAAACCAGGAGAATGGGAACTGACTGGCCGATGATGCTGAGAACAGCTAACAGGCCAAGCAAAATGAGAACTGAAAAATGCACACCGTGTGGACTGAATTGtatcccaagttttatgtattagaaacttagtccccactctgactgttaagagggtgggaaatcctattgtggtaactgaaaggcggggccttgaagaggcataggattgtgaggactgtcccctcctgaatggactgatccattcttggaataatgggggtggttctgaggctttaaaaggagaggacgtgagagtctctctctgctccaccatttctgccattttgcctgggtcactgtcaccaataCTTTCACTTCAtcagatgtggtccctggactttagacttcccaacctccaaaactataagcactaagttttgttttctttataattaaaaaagagagagagagagagaaagaaatgtacATTGGATGTTGTACAAACACAGGTCACAGGTCAATGGAGACCGAAGTGGGTCAATAATGTACGAGGGGAGAAAATGGGGATGGAGTTTGAATTTTTTAGGGAAGTTCCcgaaggggaaggaaaaggcaAGCAACTGAAGAAGTGGGATCATGGAGgtccttcttttttaaatgggTGAGAAATGAGCATGTGTGAGCATCTATGGGAGGGATCCAGCTAAAAGgcagaatataaataaaagatggGATCCTCGGTCATGTAAAGCTCCAGGGAAGGTACAGGAAAAGAGACCCCAAATCCCCCTGGGTGGAGGGACTGGCCTTGGAGACGAGGGAATAAGACAAGGGAAGGCATGGAGGCCGATGGCTTGAAGGGAGGCCCATGGCTTGAGGGGAGGCCCCACCTGGTGGCTGCCGTATTTTCTCTTAAGGTAAGCATGAGGTCATTTGCTGAAAGTGGAGGAGTGGGATCTGAGATGGGGAAGAAGAGATCTGAAAGTCCCTTGGAGCTTGAGGCGGGGAGCTGTTAGGAAGCGCTGAGACCTGGGCGCCTGCTCCTTCCCCAGCACACTCTGAATCAGCCACGGCCGGCCTCCTTTCCCAGCCCACGGCTGACCTGTACAGACCACTCTGTTCACACTCCTGTTCCCCTCTCACACTCTTAAGGGCCAGATCTGCATTGGTTCTCACTGTGGCTTTGCAGACACAGCGAGGGACCCACATTCCCAGCAGTTCCTGACACAGGGGTGGAGCCCAGTAGAAATGTGCTGAAAGCTGCCCTGATAAGTAATCTTCCCTTCCCCACACTCCTCGCTGAATGTGCTGCTCACAGGGCGTCTTATGCTTGTTTCACTACGCAGTAAGTTGAAGGGAAGGCCTACGTCTTCCACGCTTAGCTGACTGCTATAGAGGTAAGTGATTTTCAAATGGGAAAAACACAACAGTGATGCAAACATGACCCACAAGTGTGGTATTTCAGTAGTGCCCCTGCAGAGTCTTCAGCAGGCAACCTCCACGGTTAACAGGCACATACTTAGCTTGTACAAGGAGAGTACTAATTTCATTGGGTAAATCTGAATTCATGATGTATGAAAACCTTTCCATATACTGTACATAAAACATAAACAGAGACTAGCACACCCCCACCCGCcccattttaaaactttcttaggATGTGACAGAAGCACAGAAACTGTCAGAAGTGTGAGGTACCTGCCACATCTCACCAAACCAGGGCCTTTCAGTTGAGTATTCTGGATACATAGCTGCGCTGAGACACTGAGGCAGACGCACCTAGGAAAACCCAGACGTTCCTCGGATCCTGAGACAGCTGGTAAGCACCCAGGCCTGCTAAGTCCCCAAAGAGGAGCCCGGCAGCCAAGGACGGCACGCTACCTAGAGGGAAGCAAACACAGGCCTGCGCTGTAAGGTCAGACACTTGACTCCCCCTCCCTACAGAGGAACACAGCACACAGAAGTTTTCTCAGCACGGTTCATAACCAAGGCTTTCTCAAGCAGGAAAATGTTGGGGGGAGTTTGCTATCTTACCAGAGAAGCCAGAGTCTTCCcaccccattcccctctcctctAACAGGCAGGACTTTTCCATCTGAGGAGGGAAAAGGGCACTTCCATCTAAGAAGGGAAAAGATCTTCCATCCTTAAACCAGGCCTGATCAACCAAGGGCTGGAATTGTGTATGAGCAGGACCTTGTGTAAATCACAAAAGGAAAGGGAAACAGGGCcagtcagttaaaaaaaattggagaatAAGAATTGTGGTGTGTGCATATTGGAGTGGGGATGCAGATAAggatgggggtggaggaggtAGATACAAGCACATTCACGGACACGCCTCTACCTAGTTTaatgaggagacttcaaaaaaCGAGTATGTGAAGATTAGAGGTTTCCTCCTACTTGAAGAGCCCAGAGATGGCCCTTTAGGGTCCAGGCTAATATATGGCAGTCAATGATAATAACTTACTACCACCCCCGCCTATCTTTAGATAAAGAGGCAAAAACAAGTGACTGGACAAGAAGCCTGGCTTGGCTCGACCAGATAACCACACGTGAGTGCAGGAGAAGCTACAGGACTGACAACCAACCCTGCGCTCAAGCTGGACAGCCTATGGCAAACTTGACTCAAACGGGACTGCTCTTGGGGACCCTGAGGACTCTCTCTAAGAGGCTAAGAACCTACAAAACCTTATCTGCTTTTGCATAGCCAATGATCCCACCAGAAGCAATCAGTGCTGCACAGCTAAAGCCAAACCAAGGTAAAGGCACTCTGAAAAGGCAAGAGCGAGAAATCAGTACCAATCACGGTTTAAAAGCAAACCATGTAATCATAGGATGGGATAAAAGGTCATCATTCCAGACATATCCTATCACCctacaaatgaaaagaaagccTACAGAGGCTGGATGACTAGTCAGTGGCAGGGCTGGAACGCAAACCCAAGTCCCCAGCGGCCTGTCCAGAGTTCCTCCCACACCCCATGCTGCCCGAGGCAGTTTGCTCTCAAAGCTCTTTTCAGCTGGGGAAAGGAACTCTGGATTTGAGAAGCTCCTGGCTACTCTGTTCCCATTTACTGTGCACTTACAGTGAGCCGGTGTCCTTCTGCGTCACTCTCTTCCCACTGTCCAGACAGGAGACTACACCAGGCCTGCACCTGCGGCTGGATCAAAGGTGGTTAAAAGCACAGCTCTCGAACAGTCAGAAAGAAGTGGGTCCGAGTTCCAGCTCTAGCCCTTAGTAGCTAAGAAGTAACCGGCAAGCTACCCACCCTCTCTAAACCCTGGTTTCCTTCATTGCACCATGATAACCATGGTACCAATTTCCTGGGGCTGTTGTCAGCATTCAAGCGTGGTAATATGTGAAAGTGCTTGGCCCGTGGTAAACACTGAACAGATACCAACCATTTTTGTAACGCCCTCAATTCTAGTAACAAAGGCCCACGGGAAACTGAGCAAGATTCAACGACCAGCTCTGGAAAGGCGACGTATTAACCCTTTCACCGGTTAACCAAGTTTTTACTACATTGGAAAGCGAATACTCCCGTGCCTTTAAATCAACTATTTTAGTGTCTCTTTAGGGGGGAATAGAGGTGCTGCTTTTCACCCCTGCTccaagaatgaaattaaaatactCAACGTTTGTAAACCTTTAGAAACGTCTGCATCCAAATCACAGTTGgactgggaaagggggaggggaggtcaCAGTACTACAGGGAAACACCCTAGTCATAGTTGCACCTGACACCGCACCCTTGGAAaagtaactatttttttaaaaaacgtatgTTGTATCAGGGAGTCCAACAAGATTGAAAGCAACGCACGCCCCTTTTGCTCTGTTTAAAGAATTAAGTTTCCATAAAAACTGGGGGTGGGCGAGGGCCTTGGAGTCGTGGCCGGGGGCGTGAATTCAAAGCGGCACTTACCTTGGGTTTCAAGACACGGAGCAATAAAACCTCCAGGACACACATCAGCACCGCGCTCCGCGGCTAAGCACCCGCCTCCGGAGCTCAGGGTTCCCGCAGGATTCAAACCCACTCCACGGACGCGGACAACGAGCGGCGACAAAAGCACCGGCGACGCGGCCCCACGCCCCGCCCGGATCGGGGGACGCAAAGCAGGCGGCAGAGAAACCTCTAAATAACTCTTAAACGGCAACACTGACGTAAAATACGATGACGACACTTCCTAGGTACCCGAGCCGCTCTCCCCAACGTCTGCGCAGACGGACAAGCGAGTGCGACCCCCGGGCCGGGTTCAAGGTCTCGCCGGAAACCGCGGCGCGCGCGGCGTCCCGGGGGCGGGGCACGGGGCGGGGCTTGGCGCGAAGAGTCCCCGCCCCCGCCATCACTGGGCCGGGGCGCAACGGGCGGAGCGGCGCCGGTCCCACCGGTAACGAAGTTTGAGTTCGGCCTGGCAGGAGGGCGCGTGAGCCGGGCCAGGCCGGAGTGGAGGCCACCGGTGCTGATGGAAACGGCCAGCACAAGTGACTGGTAAGAACGGTCCAGTGTGGACCAAAGATCGCTCCAAAAACCACTTTACTAAAAAAGCTACAACCAAGAGTGGTAcagacacatattttttaaaaaacaataaaggtttttaaataaactttaaaatttaagcattttggaaaaattatatatattttattgagcCAGGTTTTGTACACTCAGCAATTGATAGCTGGCCAATGGCGTTAACAGCTTTAATATTgtcaaaaggaaatattaaatatttaaagactaAACATTTTATTCCTATACATGTTTTCTCTGTTTCAAAGACATAAGggaaagattttatgaaaaagtTGTTGAagatgttttttttaattgacaagttagttcaaaaaatacaagttaaaaataatcataatgaaaAATCTCAAGCATTTGCCACACGTGCCTTGTTATTTTTAGGTATATGGTGAATGTGTAACAGATTacaactaatattttttaaaatttgataatgGACTGGAGTTCAAGGTCAATATCCCGTACTTACTGATGGCACTTCACAGAATAAGTAAGGAAGCCTGGGTTTACTTGCTTTTTCCATAACCTCCTTCATCACTCTATGAATTATATTACAA encodes the following:
- the LOC134378877 gene encoding transmembrane protein 14C-like, producing the protein MGWEDSGFSGSVPSLAAGLLFGDLAGLGAYQLSQDPRNVWVFLVTSGTLAGIMGMRFYHSGKFMPAGLIAGASLLMVAKAEISMLNRPHQ